Proteins from a genomic interval of Betta splendens chromosome 10, fBetSpl5.4, whole genome shotgun sequence:
- the ogt.1 gene encoding UDP-N-acetylglucosamine--peptide N-acetylglucosaminyltransferase 110 kDa subunit isoform X4, whose protein sequence is MASSVGNVADSTGLAELAHREYQSGDFEAAERHCMQLWRQEPDNTGVLLLLSSIHFQCRRLDRSAHFSTLAIKQNPMLAEAYSNLGNVYKERGQLQEAIEHYRHALRLKPDFIDGYINLAAALVAAGDMEGAVQAYVSALQYNPDLYCVRSDLGNLLKALGRLEEAKACYLKAIETQPNFAVAWSNLGCVFNAQGEIWLAIHHFEKAVTLDPNFLDAYINLGNVLKEARIFDRAVAGYLRALSLSPNHAVVHGNLACVYYEQGLIDLAIDTYRRAIELQPHFPDAYCNLANALKEKGNVSEAEECYNTALRLCPTHADSLNNLANIKREQGNIEEAVQLYRKALEVFPEFAAAHSNLASVLQQQGKLQEALMHYKEAIRISPTFADAYSNMGNTLKEMQDVQGALQCYTRAIQINPAFADAHSNLASIHKDSGNIPEAIASYRTALKLKPDFPDAYCNLAHCLQIVCDWTDYDERMKKLVSIVADQLEKNRLPSVHPHHSMLYPLSHGFRKAIAERHGNLCLDKINALHKPAYEHPKDLKASSGRLRIGYVSSDFGNHPTSHLMQSIPGMHNPEKFEVFCYALSPDDSTNFRVKVVAEAHHFTDLSQIPCNGKAADRIHQDGIHILVNMNGYTKGARNELFALRPAPIQAMWLGYPGTSGAPFMDYIISDKETSPMEVAEQYSEKLAYMPNTFFIGDHANMFPHLKKKAVIDFKSNGHIFDNRIVLNGIDLKAFLDSLPDVKVIKMKCDNNQEPTGDTNGALSMPVIPMNTAAEAIINMINQGQIQVTINGFTVSNGLATTQINNKAATGEEMPRTIVVTTRSQYGLPEDSIVYCNFNQLYKIDPPTLQMWANILKRVPNSVLWLLRFPAVGEPNIQQYAQNMGLPGSRIIFSPVAPKEEHVRRGQLADVCLDTPLCNGHTTGMDVLWAGTPMVTMPGETLASRVAASQLNCLGCPELIAQSRQEYEDVAVKLGSDMEYLKMVRARVWKQRICSPLFNTKQYTMDLERLYLQMWEHHSNGSKPEHLVKFQTVETSENA, encoded by the exons GGTTGGCTGAGCTGGCGCACAGAGAGTATCAGTCAGGAGACTTTGAGGCGGCTGAGCGCCACTGCATGCAACTGTGGAGACAGGAGCCTGATAACACAGGCGTGTTGCTGCTCCTGTCCTCTATTCACTTCCAATGCCGAAGACTTGACAG GTCTGCTCACTTTAGTACTTTGGCAATCAAGCAAAATCCAATGCTAGCTGAGGCATACTCCAACCTGGGGAACGTGTACAAGGAACGTGGACAACTGCAGGAGGCCATAGAGCATTACCGCCATGCTCTGAGGTTGAAGCCAGATTTTATTGATGGATACATCAATTTGGCAGCAGCTCTTGTGGCCGCAGGGGACATGGAAGGAGCAGTGCAGGCCTATGTGTCGGCTCTACAATATAACCCT GATCTTtattgtgtccgtagtgactTGGGCAACTTGCTTAAAGCCCTCGGGCGGTTGGAAGAGGCTAAG GCTTGTTACCTGAAAGCCATTGAGACTCAACCCAACTTTGCAGTAGCTTGGAGCAACCTGGGTTGTGTGTTTAACGCCCAGGGAGAGATATGGCTGGCCATACATCATTTTGAAAAG GCAGTGACCCTGGACCCAAATTTCCTTGATGCATACATCAATTTAGGAAATGTTTTGAAGGAAGCCCGTATTTTTGACAG AGCTGTTGCTGGATATCTGAGAGCCCTGAGTCTTAGCCCCAACCATGCAGTGGTTCATGGAAATCTGGCCTGTGTCTACTATGAGCAGGGCCTCATTGACTTGGCTATTGATACCTACCGTCGGGCTATTGAGTTGCAGCCCCATTTCCCTGATGCCTACTGCAATTTGGCAAATGCGCTGAAGGAGAAAGGCAAT GTGTCTGAGGCAGAAGAATGCTATAACACAGCGTTGCGTCTATGCCCAACCCATGCAGACTCCCTTAATAACTTAGCCAATATCAAACGTGAGCAGGGCAACATTGAGGAGGCAGTTCAGCTCTATAGAAAAGCCTTAGAG GTGTTTCCGGAGTTTGCAGCAGCTCACTCAAATCTGGCCAGTGTCCTGCAACAGCAGGGAAAACTTCAGGAAGCTCTAATGCACTACAAGGAGGCCATTAG aaTCAGCCCCACGTTTGCTGATGCCTACTCAAACATGGGCAATACACTGAAGGAAATGCAAGATGTACAAGGAGCACTGCAGTGCTACACTCGTGCCATCCAGATTAACCCCGCCTTTGCTGATGCTCACAGTAATTTGGCCTCCATTCACAAG GATTCTGGCAACATTCCAGAGGCCATTGCATCTTATCGCACAGCCTTGAAACTTAAGCCGGACTTTCCTGATGCATACTGCAATTTGGCGCATTGCCTTCAG ATTGTGTGTGACTGGACAGATTATGATGAACGGATGAAGAAGCTTGTGAGCATCGTGGCTGACCAGCTAGAAAAGAACCGCTTGCCTTCTGTGCACCCACACCACAGCATGCTCTACCCACTCTCCCATGGCTTCCGCAAGGCCATTGCAGAGCGCCATGGAAACCTTTGTCTGGACAAG ATCAATGCACTACATAAACCTGCTTATGAGCATCCAAAGGATTTAAAGGCGAGCAGTGGGAGACTTCGTATTGGCTATGTCAGCTCTGATTTTGGCAACCATCCAACCTCCCACCTGATGCAGTCCATTCCTGGAATGCACAATCCTGAAAAGTTTGAG GTCTTCTGCTATGCACTAAGCCCTGATGATAGCACCAACTTCCGTGTGAAAGTTGTAGCAGAGGCTCATCATTTCACAGACCTCTCGCAG ATTCCTTGCAATGGCAAGGCAGCTGATCGTATTCACCAGGATGGAATCCACATTCTTGTCAACATGAATGGTTACACCAAAGGAGCACGAAATGAGCTATTTGCTCTCCGCCCTGCCCCCATTCAG GCTATGTGGCTGGGATACCCAGGAACTAGTGGTGCTCCTTTCATGGATTACATCATCAGCGATAAGGAAACGTCCCCCATGGAGGTAGCTGAGCAGTATTCTGAGAAACTTGCCTACATGCCTAATACCTTCTTCATTGGTGACCACGCCAACATGTTCCCGCACCTTAAG AAAAAGGCAGTTATTGATTTCAAGTCTAATGGACACATTTTTGACAACCGCATTGTGCTTAATGGTATTGACCTGAAGGCCTTCTTGGACAGCCTGCCAGATGTCAAAGTGATAAAA ATGAAGTGTGACAACAACCAGGAACCAACTGGAGACACAAATGGAGCTTTGTCTATGCCTGTAATTCCCAtgaacacagcagctgaagcaaTCATCAACATGATCAACCAAGGCCAAATTCAAGTCACAATCAATGGCTTTACTGTCAGCAATGGTCTTGCCACGACACAG ATCAATAACAAAGCTGCCACCGGGGAAGAGATGCCACGCACAATTGTTGTGACAACCCGCTCACAGTATGGTCTCCCAGAGGACTCCATAGTCTACTGTAACTTCAACCAGTTGTACAAAATTGACCCCCCTACTCTTCAGATGTGGGCAAAT ATTCTGAAGCGTGTCCCCAACAGTGTGTTGTGGCTTCTTCGTTTCCCTGCTGTGGGTGAGCCCAACATCCAGCAGTATGCTCAGAACATGGGTCTGCCTGGATCTCGCATTATCTTCTCACCTGTGGCTCCTAAAGAAGAGCATGTCAGAAGAGGGCAGCTGGCTGATGTATGCCTTGACACTCCTCTTTGCAATGGTCACACCACAGGCATGGATGTCCTCTGGGCTGGAACACCCATGGTCACAATGCCAG GTGAGACCCTTGCCTCTCGTGTGGCTGCCTCACAACTCAACTGCCTGGGCTGCCCTGAGCTAATAGCCCAAAGTCGCCAGGAATATGAAGACGTAGCAGTCAAATTGGGCTCTGATATGGAATA tCTAAAGATGGTCAGAGCACGTGTTTGGAAGCAGCGAATCTGCAGCCCTCTTTTCAACACCAAGCAGTACACAATGGACCTGGAGAGGCTCTATCTGCAGATGTGGGAGCACCATAGCAATGGCAGCAAGCCAGAACATCTGGTCAAATTCCAGACAGTAGAGACCAGCGAGAATGCCTGA
- the ogt.1 gene encoding UDP-N-acetylglucosamine--peptide N-acetylglucosaminyltransferase 110 kDa subunit isoform X2, which yields MASSVGNVADSTEPTKRMLSFQGLAELAHREYQSGDFEAAERHCMQLWRQEPDNTGVLLLLSSIHFQCRRLDRSAHFSTLAIKQNPMLAEAYSNLGNVYKERGQLQEAIEHYRHALRLKPDFIDGYINLAAALVAAGDMEGAVQAYVSALQYNPDLYCVRSDLGNLLKALGRLEEAKACYLKAIETQPNFAVAWSNLGCVFNAQGEIWLAIHHFEKAVTLDPNFLDAYINLGNVLKEARIFDRAVAGYLRALSLSPNHAVVHGNLACVYYEQGLIDLAIDTYRRAIELQPHFPDAYCNLANALKEKGNVSEAEECYNTALRLCPTHADSLNNLANIKREQGNIEEAVQLYRKALEVFPEFAAAHSNLASVLQQQGKLQEALMHYKEAIRISPTFADAYSNMGNTLKEMQDVQGALQCYTRAIQINPAFADAHSNLASIHKDSGNIPEAIASYRTALKLKPDFPDAYCNLAHCLQIVCDWTDYDERMKKLVSIVADQLEKNRLPSVHPHHSMLYPLSHGFRKAIAERHGNLCLDKINALHKPAYEHPKDLKASSGRLRIGYVSSDFGNHPTSHLMQSIPGMHNPEKFEVFCYALSPDDSTNFRVKVVAEAHHFTDLSQIPCNGKAADRIHQDGIHILVNMNGYTKGARNELFALRPAPIQAMWLGYPGTSGAPFMDYIISDKETSPMEVAEQYSEKLAYMPNTFFIGDHANMFPHLKKKAVIDFKSNGHIFDNRIVLNGIDLKAFLDSLPDVKVIKMKCDNNQEPTGDTNGALSMPVIPMNTAAEAIINMINQGQIQVTINGFTVSNGLATTQINNKAATGEEMPRTIVVTTRSQYGLPEDSIVYCNFNQLYKIDPPTLQMWANILKRVPNSVLWLLRFPAVGEPNIQQYAQNMGLPGSRIIFSPVAPKEEHVRRGQLADVCLDTPLCNGHTTGMDVLWAGTPMVTMPGETLASRVAASQLNCLGCPELIAQSRQEYEDVAVKLGSDMEYLKMVRARVWKQRICSPLFNTKQYTMDLERLYLQMWEHHSNGSKPEHLVKFQTVETSENA from the exons AACCGACAAAACGTATGCTTTCCTTCCAAGGGTTGGCTGAGCTGGCGCACAGAGAGTATCAGTCAGGAGACTTTGAGGCGGCTGAGCGCCACTGCATGCAACTGTGGAGACAGGAGCCTGATAACACAGGCGTGTTGCTGCTCCTGTCCTCTATTCACTTCCAATGCCGAAGACTTGACAG GTCTGCTCACTTTAGTACTTTGGCAATCAAGCAAAATCCAATGCTAGCTGAGGCATACTCCAACCTGGGGAACGTGTACAAGGAACGTGGACAACTGCAGGAGGCCATAGAGCATTACCGCCATGCTCTGAGGTTGAAGCCAGATTTTATTGATGGATACATCAATTTGGCAGCAGCTCTTGTGGCCGCAGGGGACATGGAAGGAGCAGTGCAGGCCTATGTGTCGGCTCTACAATATAACCCT GATCTTtattgtgtccgtagtgactTGGGCAACTTGCTTAAAGCCCTCGGGCGGTTGGAAGAGGCTAAG GCTTGTTACCTGAAAGCCATTGAGACTCAACCCAACTTTGCAGTAGCTTGGAGCAACCTGGGTTGTGTGTTTAACGCCCAGGGAGAGATATGGCTGGCCATACATCATTTTGAAAAG GCAGTGACCCTGGACCCAAATTTCCTTGATGCATACATCAATTTAGGAAATGTTTTGAAGGAAGCCCGTATTTTTGACAG AGCTGTTGCTGGATATCTGAGAGCCCTGAGTCTTAGCCCCAACCATGCAGTGGTTCATGGAAATCTGGCCTGTGTCTACTATGAGCAGGGCCTCATTGACTTGGCTATTGATACCTACCGTCGGGCTATTGAGTTGCAGCCCCATTTCCCTGATGCCTACTGCAATTTGGCAAATGCGCTGAAGGAGAAAGGCAAT GTGTCTGAGGCAGAAGAATGCTATAACACAGCGTTGCGTCTATGCCCAACCCATGCAGACTCCCTTAATAACTTAGCCAATATCAAACGTGAGCAGGGCAACATTGAGGAGGCAGTTCAGCTCTATAGAAAAGCCTTAGAG GTGTTTCCGGAGTTTGCAGCAGCTCACTCAAATCTGGCCAGTGTCCTGCAACAGCAGGGAAAACTTCAGGAAGCTCTAATGCACTACAAGGAGGCCATTAG aaTCAGCCCCACGTTTGCTGATGCCTACTCAAACATGGGCAATACACTGAAGGAAATGCAAGATGTACAAGGAGCACTGCAGTGCTACACTCGTGCCATCCAGATTAACCCCGCCTTTGCTGATGCTCACAGTAATTTGGCCTCCATTCACAAG GATTCTGGCAACATTCCAGAGGCCATTGCATCTTATCGCACAGCCTTGAAACTTAAGCCGGACTTTCCTGATGCATACTGCAATTTGGCGCATTGCCTTCAG ATTGTGTGTGACTGGACAGATTATGATGAACGGATGAAGAAGCTTGTGAGCATCGTGGCTGACCAGCTAGAAAAGAACCGCTTGCCTTCTGTGCACCCACACCACAGCATGCTCTACCCACTCTCCCATGGCTTCCGCAAGGCCATTGCAGAGCGCCATGGAAACCTTTGTCTGGACAAG ATCAATGCACTACATAAACCTGCTTATGAGCATCCAAAGGATTTAAAGGCGAGCAGTGGGAGACTTCGTATTGGCTATGTCAGCTCTGATTTTGGCAACCATCCAACCTCCCACCTGATGCAGTCCATTCCTGGAATGCACAATCCTGAAAAGTTTGAG GTCTTCTGCTATGCACTAAGCCCTGATGATAGCACCAACTTCCGTGTGAAAGTTGTAGCAGAGGCTCATCATTTCACAGACCTCTCGCAG ATTCCTTGCAATGGCAAGGCAGCTGATCGTATTCACCAGGATGGAATCCACATTCTTGTCAACATGAATGGTTACACCAAAGGAGCACGAAATGAGCTATTTGCTCTCCGCCCTGCCCCCATTCAG GCTATGTGGCTGGGATACCCAGGAACTAGTGGTGCTCCTTTCATGGATTACATCATCAGCGATAAGGAAACGTCCCCCATGGAGGTAGCTGAGCAGTATTCTGAGAAACTTGCCTACATGCCTAATACCTTCTTCATTGGTGACCACGCCAACATGTTCCCGCACCTTAAG AAAAAGGCAGTTATTGATTTCAAGTCTAATGGACACATTTTTGACAACCGCATTGTGCTTAATGGTATTGACCTGAAGGCCTTCTTGGACAGCCTGCCAGATGTCAAAGTGATAAAA ATGAAGTGTGACAACAACCAGGAACCAACTGGAGACACAAATGGAGCTTTGTCTATGCCTGTAATTCCCAtgaacacagcagctgaagcaaTCATCAACATGATCAACCAAGGCCAAATTCAAGTCACAATCAATGGCTTTACTGTCAGCAATGGTCTTGCCACGACACAG ATCAATAACAAAGCTGCCACCGGGGAAGAGATGCCACGCACAATTGTTGTGACAACCCGCTCACAGTATGGTCTCCCAGAGGACTCCATAGTCTACTGTAACTTCAACCAGTTGTACAAAATTGACCCCCCTACTCTTCAGATGTGGGCAAAT ATTCTGAAGCGTGTCCCCAACAGTGTGTTGTGGCTTCTTCGTTTCCCTGCTGTGGGTGAGCCCAACATCCAGCAGTATGCTCAGAACATGGGTCTGCCTGGATCTCGCATTATCTTCTCACCTGTGGCTCCTAAAGAAGAGCATGTCAGAAGAGGGCAGCTGGCTGATGTATGCCTTGACACTCCTCTTTGCAATGGTCACACCACAGGCATGGATGTCCTCTGGGCTGGAACACCCATGGTCACAATGCCAG GTGAGACCCTTGCCTCTCGTGTGGCTGCCTCACAACTCAACTGCCTGGGCTGCCCTGAGCTAATAGCCCAAAGTCGCCAGGAATATGAAGACGTAGCAGTCAAATTGGGCTCTGATATGGAATA tCTAAAGATGGTCAGAGCACGTGTTTGGAAGCAGCGAATCTGCAGCCCTCTTTTCAACACCAAGCAGTACACAATGGACCTGGAGAGGCTCTATCTGCAGATGTGGGAGCACCATAGCAATGGCAGCAAGCCAGAACATCTGGTCAAATTCCAGACAGTAGAGACCAGCGAGAATGCCTGA